A region of Kribbella sp. NBC_01245 DNA encodes the following proteins:
- a CDS encoding DUF4345 domain-containing protein codes for MIAIVTAAVFFSGMGVYGLVAPAALVRPFGIQVTGAHARTEVRAVYGGFGLAFAGLLVVAAIDAEIRRGAVIAVAVALAGMAAGRLVGRVFDRPAAFYPTWFYFWAELVLAVALWLAVD; via the coding sequence ATGATTGCAATAGTCACGGCGGCGGTGTTCTTCTCCGGCATGGGGGTCTACGGGCTCGTCGCACCCGCTGCGCTGGTCCGGCCGTTCGGGATCCAGGTGACCGGGGCCCACGCACGCACCGAAGTGCGCGCGGTGTACGGCGGTTTCGGGCTGGCTTTCGCCGGGCTGCTCGTCGTCGCGGCGATCGACGCCGAGATTCGCCGGGGTGCAGTGATCGCGGTGGCGGTTGCGCTGGCCGGGATGGCGGCCGGGCGATTGGTCGGTCGAGTGTTCGACCGGCCGGCCGCCTTCTATCCGACCTGGTTCTACTTCTGGGCCGAGCTGGTGCTGGCCGTGGCACTGTGGCTCGCGGTCGACTAA
- a CDS encoding GNAT family N-acetyltransferase, whose product MKIRPVRRADTSAVTELLDQLGYPQDDHAATANRIQTFADDPSSAAYVAEAGDELLGVIAVHVGPFFERDGSWGRIVALVVSDRARGRGVGSQLVAAAESFAATRGCRRMEVTSNDRRQDAHEFYQRRGYTTQAGTSSRFLRDLGSPPSASAG is encoded by the coding sequence ATGAAGATCCGACCGGTACGCCGTGCCGACACCTCGGCCGTCACCGAGCTATTGGACCAGCTGGGCTATCCACAAGACGACCACGCGGCGACGGCAAACCGAATCCAGACCTTTGCCGACGATCCGTCCAGCGCGGCATATGTGGCCGAGGCCGGCGACGAGCTACTCGGGGTCATCGCCGTACACGTCGGCCCGTTCTTCGAACGTGACGGCTCCTGGGGCCGGATCGTAGCCCTGGTTGTCTCCGATCGAGCACGCGGCCGCGGCGTCGGCTCCCAACTTGTCGCGGCCGCGGAATCCTTCGCTGCCACACGCGGCTGCCGCCGCATGGAGGTCACCAGCAACGACCGTCGGCAAGACGCCCACGAGTTCTACCAGCGCCGCGGATACACCACCCAAGCAGGCACATCGTCCCGGTTCCTGCGAGACCTAGGCAGTCCCCCGTCGGCGTCTGCCGGGTAG
- a CDS encoding STAS domain-containing protein, with protein sequence MTTRDALAHVRRRDGVAIIELVGDLNAAAERALDEAWTAATEVRPDAVVLSFEKTGYINSTGIALVVGLLASARAHGIPIRAYGLTDHYREIFEITRLADFMAINTDEDSAVQGVGGDGNG encoded by the coding sequence ATGACGACACGTGACGCGCTCGCACACGTACGCCGGCGGGATGGCGTAGCGATCATCGAACTGGTCGGTGACCTCAACGCCGCGGCCGAGCGCGCGCTGGACGAGGCCTGGACCGCGGCGACGGAGGTGCGACCCGACGCCGTGGTGCTCAGCTTCGAGAAGACCGGCTACATCAACTCGACCGGTATCGCTCTCGTGGTCGGCCTGCTCGCCAGTGCGCGGGCACACGGCATCCCGATCCGGGCGTACGGCCTTACCGACCACTACCGCGAGATCTTCGAGATCACCCGGCTGGCCGACTTCATGGCGATCAACACCGACGAGGACAGCGCCGTACAAGGCGTGGGAGGGGACGGAAATGGCTGA
- a CDS encoding STAS domain-containing protein yields MAEATATFDVRREGSVGIVDIQGDVTAGSEDVLMNAYESAGKVTAVILNFTGLSYMNSGGIGLLVTLLVRVRRHSQRLLAYGLSEHYSQIFELTRLDEAIGIHDTEQDALAAAGAA; encoded by the coding sequence ATGGCTGAGGCAACAGCGACATTCGACGTACGGCGGGAAGGAAGCGTCGGCATCGTCGACATCCAAGGCGACGTCACGGCGGGGTCGGAGGACGTGCTCATGAACGCCTACGAGAGCGCCGGCAAAGTCACGGCGGTGATCCTCAACTTCACGGGACTGTCGTACATGAACAGTGGCGGCATCGGACTGCTGGTCACTCTGCTGGTGCGCGTCCGGCGGCATTCGCAACGGCTGTTGGCGTACGGCCTGTCCGAGCACTACAGCCAGATCTTCGAGCTGACCCGCCTCGACGAGGCGATCGGCATCCACGACACCGAGCAAGATGCGCTGGCTGCGGCCGGCGCGGCCTAG
- a CDS encoding GNAT family N-acetyltransferase has protein sequence MKTAVRLPDHYTVRPPEPGDAEAIFGLLSAYNTAVIGVADCALEPIAECIVEPGFDRGTDGWLVLTDDGLPVGYATAFGKGDRQVVEVEVASQDPVVAEWLFDEAMRRAREMGRERGHGEITVDSCVYRADEPLRALFFAHDFVTGTTYHRMRIDHTAGTAVPKVPAGVVVRRGAFDDAARWAAHEVIIESFRGQFGFVARPHDEWVACLEAKSAFDWSQLTLLEVDGRGVAVRTCGDEFVEGENCGHIGTLCVIEEFRGQGLAKFLLHDAFAIDAAAGRAGTILNVDTNNPTPALGLYLSAGMNPVLIFDGLRRVLPTT, from the coding sequence GTGAAGACTGCCGTCAGACTTCCGGACCACTACACCGTCCGCCCGCCCGAGCCTGGTGATGCCGAGGCGATCTTCGGCCTGCTCTCGGCCTACAACACGGCGGTGATCGGGGTCGCCGACTGCGCGCTCGAACCCATCGCCGAGTGCATTGTCGAGCCGGGCTTCGATCGCGGTACCGACGGCTGGCTCGTGCTCACGGACGACGGCCTGCCAGTCGGCTATGCAACCGCGTTCGGCAAGGGCGACCGGCAGGTGGTCGAGGTGGAAGTGGCGTCGCAGGACCCGGTAGTGGCCGAGTGGCTGTTCGATGAGGCGATGCGCCGGGCACGCGAGATGGGACGCGAGCGCGGCCATGGGGAGATCACCGTCGACTCCTGCGTCTACCGTGCTGACGAACCACTCCGTGCGCTGTTCTTCGCTCACGACTTCGTGACTGGTACGACGTACCACCGGATGCGGATCGACCACACCGCAGGCACCGCCGTTCCGAAGGTCCCCGCGGGCGTCGTCGTACGACGTGGTGCCTTCGACGACGCCGCTCGCTGGGCTGCGCACGAGGTCATCATCGAGAGCTTCCGCGGCCAGTTCGGGTTTGTCGCCCGCCCGCACGACGAGTGGGTCGCGTGCCTCGAGGCCAAGTCCGCCTTCGACTGGTCCCAGCTCACCTTGCTCGAGGTGGACGGGCGAGGGGTCGCGGTCCGCACGTGCGGCGACGAGTTCGTCGAGGGGGAGAACTGCGGCCACATCGGCACGCTCTGCGTCATCGAGGAGTTCCGCGGGCAAGGACTCGCGAAGTTCCTCCTGCACGACGCCTTCGCCATCGACGCGGCGGCTGGCCGGGCAGGCACGATCCTGAACGTCGACACGAACAACCCAACCCCGGCCCTCGGCCTCTACCTCTCCGCCGGCATGAACCCCGTCCTAATCTTCGACGGCCTACGCCGCGTCCTCCCCACCACCTAG
- a CDS encoding DUF6597 domain-containing transcriptional factor: protein MDLVSWREESELGTWTQLAGRPSALAGLVESIWMFDGKLSRRERFYPTGELDLIVQLDAPFRVVEGQPAGACPSSCLTGLIVAPLVIETPATSRVIGVRLRPAGAFALFGIPLHELTGTAVDLQDIIGSEARRLTERLDDAGSDEERLRLLGRWITDRFAGDTSTDPRVAYAVSEIESAGGKVPIRNIVGQIDASPKRFASLFEEQVGVKPKLFARIVRFRELAAALSTAVDPLSQTAIAYGYYDHSHMNLEFREFAGMSPSQFLAATPYPEILALAD, encoded by the coding sequence ATGGACCTCGTCTCCTGGCGCGAAGAGTCCGAGCTGGGCACGTGGACGCAGCTTGCCGGCCGGCCGAGCGCGCTCGCGGGCCTGGTCGAGTCCATCTGGATGTTCGACGGGAAGCTCAGTCGCCGGGAGCGTTTCTACCCGACGGGCGAGCTCGATCTGATCGTGCAGTTGGACGCGCCGTTCCGCGTCGTCGAGGGCCAGCCCGCGGGCGCGTGTCCGTCATCCTGCCTCACGGGGCTCATCGTGGCACCGCTCGTGATCGAGACACCCGCGACGTCGCGCGTGATCGGCGTACGCCTAAGGCCCGCAGGGGCTTTCGCCCTCTTCGGCATTCCGCTGCACGAGCTGACCGGGACCGCGGTCGATCTGCAGGACATCATCGGCAGCGAGGCGCGTCGCCTCACCGAGCGCCTCGACGATGCGGGCTCCGATGAAGAGCGCTTACGGCTTCTGGGCCGGTGGATCACGGATCGGTTCGCAGGAGACACCAGTACCGATCCGCGTGTCGCCTACGCCGTCTCCGAGATCGAGAGCGCCGGCGGGAAGGTACCGATAAGGAACATCGTCGGGCAGATCGACGCCTCTCCGAAACGTTTCGCCAGCTTGTTCGAGGAGCAAGTCGGCGTGAAGCCCAAGCTCTTCGCCCGAATCGTCCGGTTCCGCGAGCTGGCGGCCGCGCTTTCTACCGCGGTTGATCCGTTGAGCCAGACAGCGATCGCGTACGGCTACTACGACCACTCGCACATGAACCTGGAATTCAGGGAGTTCGCGGGGATGTCTCCCAGCCAGTTCCTAGCCGCCACCCCGTATCCGGAGATCCTCGCCCTGGCCGACTGA
- a CDS encoding TetR/AcrR family transcriptional regulator, whose translation MDPRAERTIDALLRSAEQLFTARAVADVTVEEIAATAGVAVGSVYNHFGSKAGLHAALIERAIDSDRRFMDLAYVDGRSPTEQLYAAAEEYLAFYLANPEYFRMLAFPTDPGAYQAGRELADRLAASVDEQNTRMVEAIKRGIDAGAIRAVDADEVATVLWATWNGIISLAWRPDRLRRTDEELARLLRVATEAFAHGLLVD comes from the coding sequence GTGGATCCGCGGGCGGAACGAACGATCGACGCATTGCTCCGCAGCGCGGAACAACTGTTCACCGCACGGGCAGTGGCGGACGTGACCGTCGAAGAGATCGCGGCGACCGCGGGCGTGGCGGTCGGCTCGGTGTACAACCACTTCGGCTCGAAAGCCGGACTGCACGCGGCACTGATCGAACGCGCCATCGACAGCGACCGGCGTTTCATGGACCTCGCGTACGTCGACGGACGCAGCCCGACCGAACAGCTCTACGCGGCCGCCGAGGAATATCTGGCCTTCTACCTGGCGAACCCCGAGTACTTCCGCATGCTGGCGTTCCCCACTGATCCGGGTGCCTACCAGGCCGGGCGTGAGCTCGCCGACCGGCTCGCAGCCTCGGTCGACGAGCAGAACACGCGGATGGTCGAGGCGATCAAGCGCGGCATCGACGCCGGGGCGATCCGCGCCGTCGATGCCGACGAGGTGGCGACTGTCCTGTGGGCCACCTGGAACGGGATTATCAGTCTCGCCTGGCGGCCGGATCGCTTGCGCCGTACTGACGAAGAGCTCGCCCGACTGCTCCGGGTAGCGACGGAGGCTTTTGCCCACGGACTACTGGTCGACTGA
- a CDS encoding VOC family protein, with product MKIRTTYLDHVVLSVSDVDASARWWSELTGSRTTHDYEGEVSLLVGGQAIRLRQGTPAPTGSVSICLIADASIHELYDRADELHAVHGSVHPRTAATAPAQAITLVDPDGYHVELATYTPEGAPIP from the coding sequence ATGAAGATCCGCACCACATACCTGGACCATGTCGTCCTCTCTGTCTCCGACGTCGACGCGAGCGCCCGGTGGTGGTCCGAGCTGACCGGCTCACGGACAACGCACGACTACGAGGGCGAGGTCTCTCTCCTCGTCGGCGGACAGGCCATCCGGCTGCGCCAAGGGACACCGGCGCCGACTGGTTCGGTGAGCATCTGCCTGATCGCGGACGCATCGATCCACGAGCTGTACGACCGAGCCGACGAGTTGCACGCCGTACACGGCTCGGTCCATCCACGCACCGCGGCCACCGCACCGGCCCAAGCCATCACCCTCGTAGACCCCGACGGCTACCACGTGGAACTCGCCACCTACACCCCCGAAGGCGCGCCCATCCCATAG
- a CDS encoding ATP-binding SpoIIE family protein phosphatase has translation MVALSSTFRRLRRRTAAGEGQPVPDDQVRPVPGDEVTPVDIAANDPLLAYLQSASGAVDVEALELDSPALEELKAAGVKLAVPLVSQGELIGVLNLGPRRSEQEYSSDDRKLLDNLAAQAAPALRVGQLVRQQEAEARTRQRFEQELEVARLIQQNFLPKELPDLPGWQVAACYQPAREVGGDFYDVIPLDDGQIGLVIGDVTDKGVPAALVMAATRSVLRAAAQRLVEPGAVLERVNEHLCPDMPEKMFVTCLYGVLDPTTGHFRFANAGHDLPYVKTALGSVELRARGMPLGLMSGMKYEERETLLAPGDSLLLHSDGIVEAHDPQGQMFGFPRLKELVARYPGGGELIDLVLADLHAHTGPDAEQEDDITMVVVQREQVMGELLVEFEVPSVQGNERLALERVAATVAPLGLAPARLRRLETAVAEATMNAMEHGNSYRADRPVTVRVYADPGRIRVEVADLGGTRSAPGQAEVPDLQAKLAGLQRPRGWGLFLIKNMVDEARETADGERHTVELVMHLEPEPHLEPELHLEPELKEEGDDDDT, from the coding sequence ATGGTCGCATTGAGCAGCACCTTCCGCCGACTCCGCAGGCGAACAGCCGCCGGGGAAGGCCAGCCAGTGCCCGACGACCAGGTGCGACCGGTCCCGGGCGACGAGGTGACGCCGGTCGACATCGCGGCCAACGACCCGCTGCTGGCATACCTCCAGAGCGCGAGCGGCGCGGTGGACGTGGAGGCGTTGGAGCTTGACTCGCCTGCCCTGGAAGAGCTGAAGGCCGCGGGCGTCAAGCTCGCCGTACCGCTGGTGAGCCAGGGCGAGCTGATTGGCGTACTCAACCTCGGCCCGCGCCGGTCCGAGCAGGAGTACTCCAGCGACGACCGCAAACTGCTCGACAACCTCGCCGCGCAGGCCGCGCCGGCCTTGCGGGTCGGCCAACTGGTCCGCCAGCAAGAGGCCGAGGCCCGTACCCGCCAGCGGTTCGAGCAAGAGCTCGAGGTTGCCCGGCTGATCCAGCAGAACTTCTTGCCCAAAGAGCTTCCCGACTTGCCCGGCTGGCAGGTCGCGGCCTGCTACCAACCGGCCCGCGAGGTGGGCGGCGACTTCTACGACGTGATCCCGCTGGACGACGGCCAGATCGGCCTCGTCATCGGCGATGTCACCGACAAGGGCGTACCGGCGGCGCTGGTCATGGCCGCCACCCGCAGCGTGCTGCGCGCCGCCGCGCAACGGCTGGTCGAACCCGGCGCGGTGCTCGAGCGGGTCAACGAGCACCTCTGCCCGGACATGCCCGAGAAGATGTTCGTCACCTGCCTGTACGGCGTTCTCGACCCGACCACTGGCCACTTCCGGTTCGCCAATGCCGGGCACGATCTGCCGTACGTCAAGACGGCCCTTGGCTCGGTCGAGCTGCGCGCCCGCGGCATGCCGCTGGGGCTGATGAGCGGGATGAAGTACGAGGAGCGCGAGACGCTGCTCGCCCCCGGGGACTCGTTGCTGCTGCACTCCGACGGCATCGTCGAGGCACACGACCCACAGGGACAGATGTTCGGGTTCCCGCGCCTCAAGGAACTGGTCGCGCGGTACCCGGGTGGCGGCGAGCTGATCGACCTGGTGCTCGCGGACCTGCACGCCCACACCGGACCGGACGCCGAGCAGGAGGACGACATCACCATGGTCGTAGTGCAGCGGGAGCAAGTGATGGGGGAGCTGCTCGTCGAGTTCGAGGTGCCGAGTGTCCAGGGCAACGAACGGCTCGCTCTCGAACGAGTGGCCGCCACGGTCGCTCCGCTCGGCCTCGCACCCGCCCGGCTCCGCCGCCTCGAGACCGCGGTCGCCGAGGCCACGATGAACGCGATGGAGCACGGCAACTCCTACCGCGCCGACCGTCCGGTCACGGTTCGGGTGTACGCCGACCCCGGCCGGATCCGCGTCGAGGTCGCCGACCTCGGTGGCACCCGGTCGGCGCCTGGCCAGGCCGAAGTGCCCGACCTGCAGGCGAAGCTGGCAGGCCTCCAACGGCCTCGCGGGTGGGGTCTGTTCCTGATCAAGAACATGGTCGACGAGGCGCGCGAGACCGCCGACGGGGAACGCCACACCGTCGAGCTCGTCATGCATCTCGAACCGGAGCCGCATCTCGAACCGGAGCTGCATCTCGAACCGGAGCTGAAGGAAGAAGGCGACGATGACGACACGTGA
- a CDS encoding cupin domain-containing protein, translating into MDVASINELAADLLANAASAESGRSSVTVYSRTGARLRQTLTALAAGRVMGEHKSPGDASVLCLQGRILVHAGDAEVELGPGDLVAVPPQRHEVEALEPSVLLLTVALH; encoded by the coding sequence ATGGATGTTGCGTCGATCAACGAACTGGCGGCTGACCTGCTTGCCAACGCGGCGTCTGCTGAGAGCGGGCGCAGCTCGGTGACGGTCTACAGCAGGACCGGCGCCCGGCTCCGGCAGACGCTGACGGCGCTCGCCGCGGGGCGGGTGATGGGTGAGCACAAGAGTCCTGGGGACGCGTCGGTGCTCTGCCTGCAGGGTCGCATCCTGGTCCATGCCGGTGACGCCGAGGTCGAGCTGGGCCCGGGTGACCTGGTCGCGGTGCCGCCGCAGCGTCACGAGGTCGAAGCGCTGGAGCCGTCTGTCCTGCTGCTCACAGTCGCATTGCACTGA